The window CCCTAAATGGTCAGATCATAGAGTACGATAATGTTAAGGGATGTATTTGGGTTAATCGCTCAAAAGGTGAAATCTTCTGAAAGTAAAGAATTAGCATGACATAACATCATAATTAAACATGTGCATTGATAATTATAACTTCAGAATGATGTGTTACTTGAGAAGTTGTAGTACACGACTATTGAAAAAAATGGAGGATTTGTATATCTCTTTTTAACATCTTGATCTTATAGTTCTTTTatatgttgttttcttttaaaatgagtttaCCCTTGCGTTTTCTGTTGAATTGTGATGATCGTGTCATTTGATACAAAAACAGATTATGATGTAGTCTCTGAGGAGCATGTCCCTCGTGGTTATTGTGGACTTGGTGGTAGGTTTAGAGGCGAGATCCGACCCTTtgtcatttatttatgttttgtctTAGTAGGGACCCGTTTAGGGTTTATATATCTTCATGGATCTTTGTTGTATTTATTCCCTTGATGAGAcctttgaattttgtttagagATTTATTCATGATATTTTGATGATGTAGTGTCTTGGAGCATACACACTTATATGCTTTACGACGTCAGGACCTTTCTTTTGGAtgatgtttatatgatatgctTGTATGCATGAAAAAAAGTAtacatattttcattaattaaactaattaaatttttttaaaggattaaaaaagaatatttgcATGTTAAAACCTTAGTATTTCATGTAATGATATTTGGAGTCATTACATTTAACaggaaattttcatttaatacttGATTAAATTGCTCAAATTAATACTATTTAAACTAAATGTTTTTGGTTAAATGTTCAATTTGTTcggtaattttcttatttttgtgtaTTCATACTTTTTTGATATAGTCTCTGAGGAGCATGTTCCTCGTGGTTATTGTGGACTTGGTGGTAGGCTTAGAGACGAGATTCGACCCTTtgtcatttatttatgttttgtctTAGTGGGGACCCGTTTAAGGTTTATATATCTTCATGTATCTTtgttgtatttattttcttgatgaGACCCTTGAGTTTTGTGGAAATTTATTCATGATATTTTAATGATGTAGTGCCTTGGAGCATACACATTTATATGCTTTACGACTTCAGTACCTTTCTTTTGGAtgatatttatatgatatgcttgtatgcatgaaaaaaaatatacatatttttattaattaaactaattcaaaaaatttaaagggattaaaaaagaatatttgcATGTTAAATCCTTAGTATTTCATGTTacatttaaaaggaaattttcatttaatacttGATTAAATTGCTCAAATTAATACTATTTAAACTAAATGTTTTTGGTTAAATGTTCAATTTGTTcggtaattttcttattttggcgtattcatactttttttatactttcgtaATTCTCTTGTATATCTCAATAAAACTATAATTACTCatgaatttttgtatatattttatctgcactaatttaaaatgtaacatAATACAATAGATAAATgtgttatttattaataaataaaaataaaaaccatattatgaactgtaataattacaaatatatttaattatttatggcttttaatgttaattaattgattgatatttttaattttttttaattatgttattattacGGAATATATTCACTTAAGGGGCACTACCATTCGAATCAACAATTTggtgattttgttttaattattcttttaaatttagctTGGTTAGATACTTCTTTTACAAAACTAAGtgatatcaataaaatatattttaccaaaaaaaatattattttgaatttaactaAATATCAATAGAgtccttatttttaattactattgTTCGTATAATATGCTTTAATAACTAAATTAGAAAAGTATACTTTTTTATACatacataatatttatttctttaaatttttatttttaattgttaattaaaataaaatattatgacttattttaaatttaatcacatatttataaaattattatttttcatgagaTAAATATGAAACTATATTAAGACCGTtcatgtaaaatataatattatttttaattataaaatcaacggatgtaattttagttcttacattatgtataatttttcatGAAATCAACAGATATTGTAGGATTATGCAAAAATTATAATGGTTCTAAATGATCTAacattttattgtaaaaaaattgcattcaataaaatcaacaattgttgttaaattaataaaaaaatctaatggtTCTAAAATATTTAAGTGTTTTTCTTACCAAGAGAAAACcattaaatcaaatcaatcgTTATTATCAAATTAGAATTTTGATTCAACCACCAACAAATGTTTCGTATCTTATAGATTTATTGAATCAAATAGACGAGTATTGTCAAATTAAAGTTTTGTTGTAATGGTTAACAAATGTTAAGTttcctttatatataatatatagatagatatatatttttattaaaattacatattgaaatatattataaaatgataaattaaaaaaaattacttacgtGTGTGTGggtatattataaatatatatttcttactttctaattgttaaaaaaaaatgacatgaaatcaatgGGATTGACAaggttatgaaaaaaaatctaattgttttaaaatgtttaaacatttttttcttacaattttttttcaatgtatCTAAAGAATGGTTGTtgttaaattaataaagaaaatataatggttttaaaatgtttattggcaaaataataaaataagtttaatggTTCTAAAATgtttaaacattattttacaaaaaaaaatgcattgaatTAAATCAATGGTTATtgtcaaatgaataaaaaaaattaatagttctAAAATGTTTAAGTCTTTTAATCAATGTTGGtcgataaattaaaaaaataaatctaatgaTTCTAAAATgttcaagtattttttattaaaaattgcatattgaatcaaatcaatgattgttgtgaaattaaaatctcaatttaacaatTCACAAATGTTTAAGGATGTAagatatttattgaattaaattaatgattattgtcaaattagaattttgattaaaattcaaacttccTTTAcatatgatatataaatatagatttttattaaaaaattaatattaaaatatattttaaaatgaaaaaattaaaaaaatgacttagGTGTGTTGGtatattataaacatatttCTTAGTttctaattgtttaaaaaaatataacatgaaaTCAATGGGATGCATTTGTAAaatgtttaagtattttttaataaaaaaattgtatgaaatCAAATCAATGGTTATtgtgaaatgaataaaaaaatctaatgattCTAAAATGTTAGAGTCTTTTAATCAATAATTGTTgccaaattaacaaaataaatctaatgattctaaaatgttgaacattttttttaattaaaaaatgcataTTGAATCAAATCAGGGGTAGTGGCACGTTGCTAGCTGGAGGCATAAGGTTGGTAATTAAGTGTTAAATATTTGAAGTAAAAGTTAAATGGTGGGTGTTATGTTTAGCTTCCACGCGTGAGTAATAAGGATGATTTTTATGAtggaaaatgaattaaaagagatggtaaaataaatctaaaatgaaATTGGATTAGAAATTTaggatattaaaaataaaataaaattggtataagtttaattgaataaaaagagTAAGACATAATTTAGGATAATTAATTTTGGACACAcgtaactatttaaaaattaagaaagactATAGCAATTTATTTtagagaatgaaattaatagaacAAATAATAGGAATTGCTATAACAATAGTTGGtgtctttgaaatttgaatttaattttgatatataaggtaaatgaataaaaattatattttattgagaCTGTACAAAGAAGAGAATTATGctctttaattaatcattttagcttttgtaaaaaaaaaaaaacaactttatctCTAAATGAGCTCGAAAGTGTTTGGTCATCATCACGAGGCAGTATTGATTATAAGATCACGAATTACATGTGCGCGTCAATAATACATTGGCTATACATGCTCctgaatcttatttttaatagctacaagtaaatataattacaataataaaaaagcttaaataattttttataatcattataatttatcatttttatttatttttttcacaattttttgttttagttattacaaattatatttattttattttatttttcatgtttaaagCGATTTAGATAGTGCtccaaataatgaaaaaaaaaacgcttgaagaaaaaaaacaaaacaaacaaaataattttagtaaaaagactcatatatgttaatttaaaataaattaaaattttgtaaaaaaaactacCAAACAACTTTAGtagattttaaagtaaaaaaaaaaaaaattaaaattcttgttTACTTTTTCTAGCTTTCACTTAAAGTAACTTTGAAGTGAAAAAAAAGTTGGATCAAATGATAAACTATTATTTGagccttattttttttacctcattttatcttatcttgtttTGATATTGTTTTGTTATCAGAGTTTATGGGTATATATGGGTATGTATTAAGTGTGACCAATTGAACGGGGAAGCTGAATGATGGAGAAGAAAAGAGGTAATGTTGGGTGTCCTTGCTAAAGGAAttgtagattttatttttatttttaaaaaaggatatttttatGGGGTATCAAAACCCACTGAATTCATATGGAGGATGATATCTCCTTTTTGCAGTAACCTCTCAGATTGTTCATTTACCATGTGTCCTAGAGCTTCAACAGAGGTATattgtctctttcttttttatatcttaTGCCTTTCTTAGAGGGTCTTTCCATCCAACACTTGGGCGAGACATAGCTTGCACAAAACTTTGGAGGAAGAAGAGCTCtatgaaaaatcaaatattctAAACACGTCCTTCTCATCCTAACCTCCAACATCACTCAAGGCCCCGATAAATTGCTAATGTGCTACTTCCATTATACTTACCAGGTGCGAAAggaaaataacaatatattttttttttgtataaggacccaaaagcaaaaatcaactacacaaattacaaaaatatttaagcatGTCAGATTATACGATGCTTAACGTTTTaacacatatattaaaaaatacagttaactgaattttaaaaaaaaacactaaataacttcctaatatatttttttatttctttaatgattcaattactttttttatatattactctTTGATTAagaataatcttaaaaaaaatcttaatgcatcataaagcaatatatatatatatatatataagctgaAAACGATAGAATAAAAGGTAATTCCTCCATGGTGAGTAGTGAGGCTGAGCGAGCGTGACAAGAACTTATCCTTTTATAATTCTGATCGAAACAAATCGGTGCGAGAACATCACCAGAGCAGAGCATCtttggaagtttgatttcatTGTTGTTTGGCAACTTGTGTTTTTCCCACCGAACCCAATCCAAGAGTTATGGGATTGGCCTCTGTTGTTCACATTCACGCTCCTCCTTTCAGATGCTCTGTACTTCACCACCCCATCTCTTCCTTTTGCTCAGGTCTGTTCCTTCTCTCCAACCCAAATATGTCAGATGTCACTAATAAATATAAAGGGTTTTTCTTTGTGTGTGGCAGTGTACCATTATCGTCCTCCTCGCCGTTTCCCACTTCTGTGCTCCAGACGAATTGGCCATGACAATTATGCCTCAGGTGACTACCCCATCAttcaaatcaacaaaatttgtttgcttttttttactttctcttgTACCCACCTTGTTCAAAATCTTAATTTTCTTGTCCCACAACGTTTTCAGCTGCTTTCTAATTATGTATATCAGCATAGATAGTCATTTATGTTAGAGTTGTTATCCCATCTTGGACTTGGAGACTAGCCTAGAATCTCTCTCTCAATTCAATGTGCAGAAGTAAAGAGGATCAGTGCTCAACAAAATGATGACATAGGCAAAGTTGAGAAATCTCCCACTCAGGAATCTCTGGGAAATGAGGGTTACAATTCTTCCGTCAGAACTGTAGCCTTATGGGTGGGAAGATCTCTGCTAACTATGTTTTTACTGCtttcttttgttgtttagaATTTAGAATTACATTGGTTTTTGGTTATGGTTTCTTGTAGGTGTGCACTGCAGTGGCATTTGGTGTTGGTTTGGGTTTTAAGGAAGGTTTTGACAAGGCATCCGAATTCTTTGCTGGGTATGCGGAATAACTGAATTTTGTTATCAACTAGAAAGTTGGTCCAATTTTACAGTGCTGGAATAATTAATGTTCTGGATGAGTCACAGTTGATTTTGTGCAAAGTTTCTTTAAGCTTAATTTTAGAGTGTTACATATGCCATCATCTCTCTACTTCTTTGTTCTGCTTTTGTTGCTCCTTTATATATGACCTTAGAATAGTATATCTCCTATAGATTGATCAAATACCACGTGGTTGAAATTATAGCGTATTGGATGTTTATTTTGGGATTCAAGAATACTTACTTTATAGTTTGAACTATGATGGCACTGCTTTTCCACTCTCTCTCTGCTTTGCTTTCCACTTTCTTGAGCTTTGAACTGAGTGTGATGTTGACCTTTGACCTTTGACTTTTACGTGCTTCTTTAGGTATATATTGGAGCAAAGTCTTTCTGTAGATAATCTCTTTGTATTTGTTCTAATATTCAATTACTTCAAAGTGCCAGTTACATATCAGGTGATGTATAAAACTTGTCATGCGTAAACTATGAGCAATTTTAACTTAACAAGTTATTGATTCTGAACTTGTTTATAttgttttaacaaatttttcattttcttattgaaCTTACAGAATCGTGTGCTTTCCTATGGTATTGCCGGTGCAGTTGTATTTCGCCTGACAATAATACTTATTGGAACAGCCACCCTGCAGGTGTTTTTCATGatgaagatatatttttttgtccatatttaactttttaagtgaGTTTTATACTTTTTACTGATCATCTTGTTTATTATGATGATGTTTAGAGGTTTGAGGCAGTCAACCTTCTCTTGGCTGCGATATTACTCTACTCGTCATCTAAGGTGAagattcacaatttttttcacccatgTTCATGTTTGTCAAGGAAACAAGATCCTTAATTAAAGGCTTAAGATATTAGGTGGAACTGCATGGATAATTAATATACCTAACATTGTCATCATGCAAATTTGTGCTCAAAGCATGATAATTAATATGCCCATTTTATTACCATTGAAATTCAGTTTAATTATAAAGGAATGCTAGTTATGAGGATCACACTCTCGACTACGTAGTCAAAGAGGCTTATATGTGATATCAACAATGAATCATCTAAAACATTAAAGTTTTAGATGGAAACACCTGAATGGTTTTATCTCCCTAATAATATATTAGGGGGTTCATACTTCATACTTGTTGTGGTATTCACAATTCCATGGACTGGTTTTAATTACAGCATGTTTATTGTTTTATGAATAGCTATTTGCCAGTGAAGAAGATGAATCTGACTTATCTGATAACTTTGTGGTGAAGACATGTCAGAAATTTATCCCTGTAACAAGTAATTTTCTCTAAGCACGactatttatttctcttttcctaGTTGGAGATTTGCTGTTGATTTCTTGGGTAttctgaaattgaaatttgattcTTACTTTCTGAAACAATCACAAGAATTGGTAGAAAACTTAATCTGAATTTGTTAAAATCCAAATGAATGTTTAAGTAGAAATGGCTGAATCAAAGCTTACTTGAATGATGGTTCAGGAAACTtcagtttttccttttcttatggAATTGTCTGTGTGTGTGCCCATATAAGTGCAATTTATGTTGTTTGGTACATGCAAAGAATAATTTTGACTTCACAAGTATTTCTGTCATAGAATTGTGGATATAGACATATGCTATTGTATCTTCGTTCTGGTATAAGCTGGAACATTTTTATATTGGGTTGATCCACTGTtcctttttttgaaattttttattagaataaataGATAGACACAGGCTTAGGTACATGGCTCCATGTATGCTAATGCTACCATGGGTGACTGCAGGCAGGGGCAAAATATATGTTGGCATATGCTTATCACTTGGCGTGTCATTGTTTTTGCACTGATTCAAGTTGTACTGTGTTGTTATCTTATCATCCCAAATCTTACTTCTGACAAAATTGTTGCAGCGTATTATGATGGAAATCGATTCATAACAAATCTTGATGGGGTGTGGAAGGTAAGCTGTTGATGAGTGTCTGTATGGATTAAAATTACTTCCTTATTGTCTTTATTTTGATCAGTTATCTTTTCCCAGCATGAATGCATTGAACTTTTTATTAGAATATCAttactctttctttttcaataaaaagattttttttatgaattaaattaatttcaacttGATTTCTAACAGGGATCAAACATTTTGGGCAGGCCACCCCTTTGCTTCTTACTGTAGCTGTTATCGAGCTCAGTGACATTGCATTTGCAGTAGGTTTTTCTCATCCATCCATTTCATGTGGAATTTGTAGTTAATTTGGCATTGGATTATTGACTCGTTTTTTTTATAGGTTGACTCAATACCTGCAGTTTTTGGTGTAACACGGGATCCATTTGTAGTTTTTACGTCTAATCTTTTTGCCATTTTGGGTTAGTTCTCTTACTTCTGTTCCCCTTGTGCATATCTGAACTTGTTTTCTATGATGTTTTGGAATTGGGATTTGTGTTCCTTAAGTGTACTTGATTGATGCCTGAAAAGCTTACCAACTACAGTTCTTGTTTTATGGGTAGTTCATCTATTTTCTTGTGGAATgtattgtaataattaattttataacagAGAATTTGTTGCACAGAAATGGTTGTTTTGTAACTTTATTTCTCTACTTTGCTGTCTTGTGGAGGTGGTGATGCAGTTGTATTCATTCTTGTCATAATCTCAGATCAGATGTGTATCTGTCAAACAATTCTTGATGCTTTTCCccataaatttatttgtatttaaccATCTGTTATTTGTCAAATGTAGGTTTAAGGTCACTTTTCTTAATAATTTCTGAGGGTATGTCAGAGTTGAAGTACTTACAGGTAAATGTTGACTTGGTTTGTTTTGATATACCTTGGTTGCTGCATAATTTTCTGTTGTTTACACGTCTATCCTTTAACATAACAATGTGTATACTTTTGGGACTTGAACTATGGTTCTAATATCCcttcaacatttttattttctttgggcTTCCTGCTTATATTGAAGCTTGCCACTTCATCCTAAATAGTGGTCGAAAAAAAGACTAATGCTCTTTTTGTCAGGAGAAGAATAGTGGTCTGAGTGGGAAACAGGAACTTTAGAAAGACATGTGGCTTGGGTTCCTTTGTCAAAGTGAGATCTCCCTGCATTTGCCTTGTATCTGCAAATTTATCCTTAGAGGAAGATTGACAATTTTCATTTTGGTGATAAAATAATGGCTTAGTGATGTAGGACAGGAACCAACAGTTATACAAAAGGTCAAGTGCTTATAGATTAATGGTTTATTTGTAGTCCCAACACCCTAAGAGGACAAATCCA of the Glycine max cultivar Williams 82 chromosome 13, Glycine_max_v4.0, whole genome shotgun sequence genome contains:
- the LOC100820402 gene encoding thylakoid membrane protein TERC, chloroplastic isoform X1; translation: MGLASVVHIHAPPFRCSVLHHPISSFCSVYHYRPPRRFPLLCSRRIGHDNYASEVKRISAQQNDDIGKVEKSPTQESLGNEGYNSSVRTVALWVCTAVAFGVGLGFKEGFDKASEFFAGYILEQSLSVDNLFVFVLIFNYFKVPVTYQNRVLSYGIAGAVVFRLTIILIGTATLQRFEAVNLLLAAILLYSSSKLFASEEDESDLSDNFVVKTCQKFIPVTTYYDGNRFITNLDGVWKATPLLLTVAVIELSDIAFAVDSIPAVFGVTRDPFVVFTSNLFAILGLRSLFLIISEGMSELKYLQPSIAVVLGFIGVKMILDYFGLHVSTEASLAFVASSLTIGVVLSLVNKSD
- the LOC100820402 gene encoding thylakoid membrane protein TERC, chloroplastic isoform X2, producing MTIMPQVCTAVAFGVGLGFKEGFDKASEFFAGYILEQSLSVDNLFVFVLIFNYFKVPVTYQNRVLSYGIAGAVVFRLTIILIGTATLQRFEAVNLLLAAILLYSSSKLFASEEDESDLSDNFVVKTCQKFIPVTTYYDGNRFITNLDGVWKATPLLLTVAVIELSDIAFAVDSIPAVFGVTRDPFVVFTSNLFAILGLRSLFLIISEGMSELKYLQPSIAVVLGFIGVKMILDYFGLHVSTEASLAFVASSLTIGVVLSLVNKSD